In Gossypium hirsutum isolate 1008001.06 chromosome D06, Gossypium_hirsutum_v2.1, whole genome shotgun sequence, one genomic interval encodes:
- the LOC121218347 gene encoding uncharacterized protein produces the protein MAHKKYEPFLNKSIDHYDEMALVVGKDMATGIFARTFADIGLDDGNEDSMPVDCDNEEAEEVRTNVSPSGTSKRKRKNVQESVVDEQIKFVGEQLGKIANALEQFTADKTP, from the exons atg gcacacaagaagtatgaaccatttttgaataaaagcattgatcattatgatgaaatggctttggttgttggcaaagatatggcaacagggatttttgccagaacatttgctgacatagGTTTGGATGATGGTAATGAAGATTCAATGCCTGTAGACTGCGACAATGAAGAGGctgaagaggtaagaacaaatgtaTCTCCATCTGGCACATCCAAGcgtaaaagaaaaaatgttcaagaaagtgtcgttgatgaacaaataaaatttgtgggtgaacaacttggtaaaattgctaatgctttggaacaatttactGCGGATAAGACACCATAG